CTTAGCTGGTTTACTGTTGACACACTGGGGTGTTTTGTTTCGTAATATATGCAGGGATATCAGATTTGTGCAAAGCGCTTATCCAGAATAAGACTTTAACTAGAATATGAGCTATAATCCTTAAGAGTATGTGTGCACTTAGTGATACTTGAAAGGACCTTTTTACTAGGATAGTTAAAAAGAAtccactgaataaataaaaggacATAGAATCACTCTGTTGTGGAAATTTGAGTGCTTTGAGCCTTGGAAAGGTActcaataaatgaataatgataatgacaataacagtTCCAAAAATAAGCTTACATTACAGAAAGCAACAAAGGAAGTAGCGTTGGAGGAGCTATTTGAAAGTATGAGGCCTTGTGTAGCTGTTCACAAATAGGCCAGTGTTGAGAactgagatttttattttagctCTGCCATCAAGGGTAACATCTTGAAAGGAATGTGTTTTCAGAAGCGGCTTATAAATAGCAACTACCGTCTTTTGTTGTCCTAGGTGTTTCTATTACAGTCCACTTCCTCGTGCATGGTAATTACAGCGTTTTACGTAACTAGGCACCGGCACTTGTGTAACAGCACCTTGACGTCTTTTGTGCCGCCTGTCGCGTGGATGCCGGTCCGTTCGCGTGATGTGTTGTATTGTTCTCGTTGCAGAAAGTGAACCGGCGCCTCCATCTCTCCAAGAGCAAGAATAACAAGTTCAATGAGTCGGGCCAACTGTGCGTCTTTCATTTGGTGTCGAGTGTGTGGAGCCTCTACATCCTCATAACAGTGAGATTTCTTATGTAACTTTGGTAACTCAGGAAAAATAGTTTATATCGGAAAAAAAGACGCTGTCGAAGCATTTTTCTGAAGcgtttttctttccatttctctcacACAGGAGGGATACCTCCTACATCCCAGCAGCCTTTGGGAGAACTATCCCCATGTACACCTCAGGTATGATGACTAATGATTTGGAAACTATGCTGCGCTCATTTCAACTTGGAACTTGTTCCAGACGACCTCCAgcttttaaaaataactaactGAACCGTCATCCGACTCAGAATTACAAGTTGGAAATTTCAGTATCATTACAGGGCTTCAGTTTCTACAGTTTCAGTTCAAGTGAGATCACAGAACcccaaagacagaaaacaatgccGTTTGTTGATTGttgcttattttttattcaggTCCTAGTTGTTACCTTGGCAATGACTACTCTTCTTGGGGTCATATATAAATTACAAATTCTTACACTTATGCTATACATAACACAATAACAGCGACAGTCCAATAACTGACAAAATATGAGTGTTTATTTACTAGTTAAGCAAATGCTGCTTCATATGCTTTCGGTTTTTCCCATCATGGAAGATCCAGAGTTACCTATGGGAGATGAATGCAACATTTGCCCAGGTCGGAAATTTACCAGACGGAAATTCCAGGTTCCAAATTGAAACGAATGCAGCATTAGGTCTGGTATTAACAGGTTTATGTTTCATGATGAAATAGTTTGATAATAAAATCAGTCAAGAGTTCCAAGTGTTGTGAAATGTGGCTAAAAACACAGCTTCGGTATTTATGTCTCCATTCAGATTACTTTCTCACACAGCAGCAAAAGTATGATAAACTGTAAATCTGTTATACATAAAAATAgttcttttaattaaaaaaaatagatgaaaataGCCAGTATTATCTTCATTATTTCTGATATACCTCAAAGTACAATATATGTCGTTTCCAAACTGTACACAGCCTGCCATTGTCTTCCCTTACATGTGTGCAGTGagggttttatgtttttatttgttccaGGTTTCAGGTGAAGTTCTTCTACCTCACTCAGCTGGCCTACTGGCTCCATGCCTTGCCGGAGCTCTACTTCCAGAAAGTACGCAAGGTCAGTGGGGAGGCCATGGGAACTGGAAGAGCGTGACTAGTcaacctgtgtatgtgtgtgtgtgttggtgtgtgtgtgtgtgtacatgggaacggtgagtgagagagaaagaaaacacccAGGATTTGTCCAAGAAATACCTACACTGTGTAAAttagtttttttaattttgtttgtttttttttttgtttgtttttcaggaggAGATTCCTCGTCAGCTGCAGTACATTTGCCTGTATCTGCTGCACATTTCTGCAGCATACTTGTTAAAGTAAGTATCAGAGAGAGGCACTCTGAAAGATGCACAGGTTGTGCCTGTCCTGGTAAATATGGAAATTGAAAGACTAGAATCGGCCATGCAATATGCATGAATCTTGAAGAAGTAGAGCTCATGATGGAAAACTCATTAGTTATCACTTATTCCCAAGAAGTTGAAATAATACCCTCCGATTCAGTCGGTGCCCATGAAAAACTTTTATCTTTAGAGGGATCGCAATATTTCTCTACTGTAGGTCTCAGTGGCTCCACTTTACTTTGGAAAAGATTTGAAATCAGATGAGCATTCCTCGCAAATTCATCAGAAATGATCTGGAAGCTGTTTCAAAATAAGATGATACCATCTCTGCAAACAGCTGACACCACAGCATGGTGCTTCAGAGTAAAAGCATTTATTCAAGTATAGATAAAAACAGGAAGTTGAGTGGTACAGCTTCATGATTAGCGATGATGTTTTATCACGTTATTATAGACAACATAAAgcaatttaaaaacacatgGTTTGTATGGGAATCGATAATGATGTTTCCCCCAAGTGtggtatttcttttttcccataATCCCCCTGTCCTCTGCCTCCCCCTCTGCCCTTTCCGTCTTCCCTGCTGTGCAGTTTGAGCCGTGTGGGACTGGTGCTCCTGTTTCTGCAGTATGTGTCAGAGCTCGGCTTCCACATCGCCAGACTGTTCTACTTCACTGACGAGAGCCACCAgaaaatgtttgtgtcatttgtttttatacaGTTTTAATGGTTTATATTCCCCACActgctgtgactttttttttttttttttttttttgacaaaaattGGGGAGAATGGTGCTTGTCACCACTGTGATCCAATGTTTTCAGACTGACTGGTCTATAAGGGAGGCAATAAAAATCCTGTtcacccttttttttaaattaacaagCTCTATCTTCCACACAGCTGAATTGACATGACATGCATTGGCGCACATAGCCAGCTATTCTTGCCCAAAAAATTTGCCTCCAGGACCATCAGTATATAGGCCCATATTGAATTTCCATAATTATGAATTTCTTGGACATGCAGTATTTCCCTTTaggcttttttatttgttgacattGACTTTATCCTACACTTACAACACTTAACTTACATAttttatactgtatactgtagaTATACTGTTGCTGGTTAGTTACTAAATGGATTATTTGTAGCTTTGTTAATGCAGTTAATAGATAATTTTACCTTCCTATgctcagttcattcattcaacctcgGTTAACCTTCCAGTAACTTTGTAGTAACACAATTTCACCTAGAGGGAgttgttttatttacatattttcatgGATGTGTTATTAGAAATGGACTTTTAAACATGGACTTTTCCCCCTGGTTTTGACCCCTGATGTCTTTGCTGTCCCTTGGAGCGGCTGCCTCATTGGTGCATGCCGACATGTTTTTTTGATGCCTTGTTTTATGTAAGTGGTTGCTTCTTATCGTAACGACACTCTTTCACTGCGTGTCATGCGTCAGGTTTGACCTGTGGGCGGTCAGCTTTGTGTTTACACGGATGGTAACTCTGACCCTGATGTTCCTGGCTGTGGGCTTTGGCTTGGCCCGTGCTGAGAACCAGGGGCTGGACTGGGAGACGGGCAACTTCAACACTGTACTGATAAGGTAAGAGCTTCTCTGGTGAACACACTCTGCTCCACACACTGGCCTTGTTTCAAGGCCAGTAACAACAATGCGGGAGGAAAATTGCAAATATTTGACGTCTGTTCATGATGATTTGTTTCTGTGGTATTGCTATTACTCTAGAAAGTATTACAACCACAATCCACATCAAATATTTGGCCAGAATTTTTAACAGCGATTTGGCACTTAGGATTTAACagaattcttcttttttcctcttaatgGACCAGGGTTCAGTaaatgtggggggaaaagctGCCATCAGTGATCTCATTCAATgtgctgatttcatttttgggtgCTGAGCTATTCAGTAACAGTAGACACTGGTGGATCAAATGCTCTTACTGATTTATGAAAGTCAAATCTGCACCAGCTTAGTGAGGCTctactgcgcacacacacagttgggaAGAGGAGTAactatttttttgtcttcttagCACAATGGCATATGCATTTCAGAAGGCTCCAGAAATTTTCAGTTATGTTAAGAGGAGGTACAACGATTGTATTGTTTATAAATTCTGCCAATTCATTTGAATTATTCTGCTAGAATAAATTAGAAAGAATATGTAGATTGGCTTCAGCCCTGaattaatataaaatgttttgaatggaattttttttattgtaatagaATAATTACAATTAGAAGTAATCACATCAGATTTTGTTTGCACAGAAGGATAGTCCTACATCATTGCATTAGTGTATTTAGTGGATATATAATTTTAGCTAAAAGTTGTATCAAATCCTTGACTTGAAATGTGCTGTACAAActgtgataaattattaaatcTATGTATATCGTTCTTAAATATTTCTCAAAGTGTGCCGTAAATTCAGACTGAATCTTTGAAAGTTTGATTCACACCCCTAATATTCTCCAACTGTTTCTCTATCGATGATGCATGCGTTTCccatcctgacacacacacacacacacactcaaacatgtgTAAGCACTAACCCTCCTGCCATGTTACCCTGCAGGATGACTGTTCTACTGCTGGTGTGTTTGACTCAGTCCTGGCTACTCTGGAAGTTTATTCGTTTCCAGCTGAGGCGCTGGAGGGAGTTCAGACACGAACAGGCTGCTCGCAAGAAGGCTGCCGCCAAACAACCCCTGCGACCGCTGAAGAGAGATTCACGTACGTTCAGACACCTACTTACATCAATTTCATTATACACTCCTGTCATCTTCACTTTTAATAGTTAAGGATCAGTCAGATCAGCTCTAAACTTATGACTGTCACATATTTCagaggtgtgattttttttttcttgctttttgaaGGTATCTTTTTGATTCGTGTCAAAGTTGTCCTTTTCCgattttttgcattatttccttctgctttgttttgtctgaatgaatgaagtcctgacttcctgttttgtcTCTCCCTGCTAGTTGGCCACCATGAAAACGGCATTCTTAAAGCAGAGAACGGAGCCTCTCCTCGAACCAAAAAGCTCAAAGCCCCTTAAACATGACCCATAATGGCTAGTCTGAACAGTGGCCTCAGCCCAGGCGGAGGCCTCTCATCAGCAGGGGAAACTGGTGGCCAGTGGCCATCAATCTCCTGGTGAGTATGTCCGGAGGAGTCACAAGGACTCAGTCGCTACAGACACAGGCTTGAATGctggaaaatgaaatccaaGGAAATCCCTCGAGCCCGACAGACATTTACTCTTCTCATcatatcagtattttttttcttttcttttctttttttacaccCTCACTGCCTGCTATCCCACCCTTTGGACCACCATTGGATACAGAATGATTCAAATGTAAAGTGAACACAGTATATGTAGCACACAGTCTGCATACTGTGCATGTCAATATTGAATGTGTCAATGCCTACCCTCATGCATAAGTACTGTACTGGTTGTAGTGTTTGTCTGATGTTGCCGCCGTTTGTAGCTCTTTTCAAAGAGCCAGCTTTGCTTGTTTTCTATTCTGGTCCATTGGAACAAGAAAAGTTACTGATGCTATGATAGCCAGTAAAAGGCTTACTGTGGGCTGGCCTCAACATTATCCAGTACCTAGTCAGGGAAGGATAGTGTGGTGAAGGAGTGGGTCTTTGACATTTGGTCAACCAAAGGGACGGTCACCATGGCTCCTCCCGTTGGTTTATGTCAGTCAAAAATCCTGCACCTCTCACTGGTCACTTATAGATAAGCATCATGTATGTAAGTTGGATATTACCGCATGccattccatgtttttttgtttgtttgttttgttttgtttttgttaaagatGTGTTTACTTTattaaatgatgcatttttctgaaataaggtgtgaagtttttttttttttttttttttcatgtgttactGTGAATGGCTCCAGTGCTGATGGATACTGAACTAGGTCATTCTTTACACACCCTTGGTATTTCATTCTGGTCCTTGAGGTCctgtgtcctgcaggtttttgttcctcCGTGATATTTACTGAGTCACACCCGGTGTCAGGTAGATAGAAAATGAGGTGTGGCTCTAACCATCAGGGTGGACCACAAACCTGAATAATACCGAATGTTGAGTGTCTAGGCTCTGTacaattttctattttctatttttaacacTACCACAACATCTGTCAAGAAAACAGAGCCACTGATATGCAGTTGCTGTGGCAAGAGTTTGTGTCTTCACAGTCCTTATTTAACACTTGCAGGAAAAAAACGCAGGAAGACTGAATATCGTCACAGTCAATAAgaaatggagacaaaaaccACTTTTATGCAGTAGTCATTACATTGGTCATGTGCAGCTGATGTACCCCAGTTTAAAGCCTAAATCTTAATGCGTCTGCTTTCATAATAAGTGAAAGTGTAACTGAGGTCAGTCATGCCAACAGCAAgttatcattttattaaattGTCCAGAAGATAGCAGCTGGTAGTGCACACAAATCATTCAATCAGAGACAGGTCCCATGTTCAGGTCCAGGAATTACTGCGACAAGAAATGCACTGAAGAGGCTTTGAGTCATACTTTTGTGGTCATTAGTAGAGGAGAAAGGTCATAACACTGGAGAGTAATAACAGCCCAGTTTTTTCATGACTTCAAGAAGAGGGCTCTGCTACTTCATTACCACCTgatgaggaaagaggaaaatttGGCATAAATGGTGAGCATAAACCACATCACCTATGAgaagagttttgttccaaaatacaacaaagtgaaaaagtaacAGACATTATTAGACCAAAGTACCATTTTGGTCAGCTGCTGTACCTTTGTCTTGATGTATGCCCAGCCTCTGGCGCAAGGAATCCAATGTCTTACATGGGATTTGGTCTGAGACGGACTCCAGGTATTTAAGCACGTAGTGGTCAGCATCAGTCAGCACAAAACGGTGGCTGAAAACTAAGGTGAAAGACAAGGGAGATCACAGAAAGACAGGATAAACTGAACACTGATATTCTCTATTGACTCCTGTAG
The genomic region above belongs to Myripristis murdjan chromosome 24, fMyrMur1.1, whole genome shotgun sequence and contains:
- the tram2 gene encoding translocating chain-associated membrane protein 2; the encoded protein is MIKLTPELRSQKNSDLENSRKKSHCAEMAFRRRNKSYPFFSQEFLIQNHADIVFSLVIFILIGLMFEATAKTAILFIQPQYNVSTLSPEGEVTLYQYGWKDCATILFYFFITIILHAVVQEYVLDKVNRRLHLSKSKNNKFNESGQLCVFHLVSSVWSLYILITEGYLLHPSSLWENYPHVHLRFQVKFFYLTQLAYWLHALPELYFQKVRKEEIPRQLQYICLYLLHISAAYLLNLSRVGLVLLFLQYVSELGFHIARLFYFTDESHQKMFDLWAVSFVFTRMVTLTLMFLAVGFGLARAENQGLDWETGNFNTVLIRMTVLLLVCLTQSWLLWKFIRFQLRRWREFRHEQAARKKAAAKQPLRPLKRDSLGHHENGILKAENGASPRTKKLKAP